One genomic segment of Echeneis naucrates chromosome 18, fEcheNa1.1, whole genome shotgun sequence includes these proteins:
- the mark2b gene encoding serine/threonine-protein kinase MARK2 isoform X4, protein MSTRTPLVQVIENSTGQESKSSAGRSSMPRCRNSVATTTSDEQPHIGNYRLLKTIGKGNFAKVKLARHVLTGKEVAVKIIDKTQLNSSSLQKLFREVRIMKMLNHPNIVKLFEVIETEKTLYLVMEYASGGEVFDYLVAHGRMKEKEARAKFRQIVSAVQYCHQKCIVHRDLKAENLLLDADMNIKIADFGFSNEFTLGNKLDTFCGSPPYAAPELFQGKKYDGPEVDVWSLGVILYTLVSGSLPFDGQNLKELRERVLRGKYRIPFYMSTDCENLLKKFLILNPSKRGSLEQQIMRDRWMNVGYEEDELKPYIEPQPDYKDPRRTDIMLQMGFSQEEIQDSLVNQKYNDVMATYLLLDYRNSELDEGCIKPRPGSDVSNINAPSPPHKVQRSVSSNQKPQNRRTTDQGSYSKRGGQGDNRTPVEDSGRKGSSGSSTTKVPASPLVSSDRKKSATPSTNSILSTSTGRSRNSPLTERATLSQGIQNGKDSLNTPGSRASTASAAAVLSSSSSSSSRTRHHKSLSSSNHPCPSDLHAPRPSAPPQRAPGASPSAHNISSATVSDRTNFSRGVGIRSTFHAGQQRGARDQQGSAYPGGPASPSLSHGNSQARRTHGATGIFSKFTSKFVRRSPYEGEGRDEGSRSMLSSTVDKSEKTSGGVLSSSSNNDENNSSPGSGNTGGTGTPPAIASQKDSAKPRSLRFTWSMKTTSSMEPMEMMREIRKVLDSNSCEYELRERYMLLCVSGNPARDDFVQWEMEVCKLPRLSLNGVRFKRISGTSIAFKNIASKIANELKL, encoded by the exons GTAGCTGTAAAGATTATTGATAAGACACAGCTCAACTCCTCAAGTTTGCAGAAG CTCTTCCGGGAGGTGAGGATCATGAAGATGTTGAATCACCCCAACATAG TGAAGCTCTTTGaggtgatagagacagagaagacaTTGTACCTAGTAATGGAGTATGCTAGTGGAG GAGAGGTCTTTGATTACCTGGTGGCCCATGGTAGGATGAAGGAGAAAGAAGCCCGTGCCAAATTCAGACAG ATTGTGTCAGCGGTGCAGTATTGCCATCAAAAGTGTATAGTACACAGAGACCTCAAG gcgGAGAACCTTCTGCTGGACGCAGACATGAACATCAAGATAGCGGATTTTGGCTTCAGTAATGAGTTCACTCTGGGGAACAAGCTGGACACGTTCTGTGGCTCCCCACCCTACGCAGCACCAGAGCTCTTCCAGGGCAAAAAGTACGACGGCCCTGAGGTGGATGTCTGGAGCCTGGGGGTCATCCTCTACACACTGGTCAGCGGCTCACTGCCCTTTGATGGACAGAACCTCAAG GAACTGAGAGAACGTGTGCTGCGTGGTAAATACAGGATCCCCTTCTACATGTCAACCGACTGTGAGAACTTGCTCAAGAAGTTCCTCATCCTAAACCCCTCCAAAAGAGGCAGCCTCGAG CAGCAGATAATGAGGGACCGGTGGATGAATGTGGGCTATGAAGAGGATGAACTCAAACCCTACATTGAACCCCAGCCAGACTATAAGGACCCCAGGAGGACAG acatCATGCTGCAGATGGGATTCTCTCAGGAGGAGATCCAGGACTCACTGGTGAACCAGAAGTACAATGATGTAATGGCTACATACCTGCTACTGGACTATAGGAACTCTGAG CTGGATGAAGGTTGCATCAAGCCTCGGCCAGGAAGTGATGTAAGCAACATAAACGCCCCTTCCCCGCCTCATAAG GTACAGCGCAGTGTGTCGTCCAACCAGAAGCCTCAGAACCGCAGAACAACTGACCAGG gctcttATTCTAAGAGAGGGGGTCAAGGAGACAACCGGACTCCAGTGGAGGATTCTGGGAGGAAGGGTTCATCAGGCAGCTCCACTACCAAGGTGCCAGCCAGCCCTCTTGTCTCCTCTGACCGCAAGAAGAGTGCCACACCCTCCACT AATAGCATCCTGTCCACCAGTACTGGGCGCAGTCGGAACTCACCTCTGACTGAGAGAGCCACGCTGAGCCAGGGCATCCAGAACGGCAAGGACAG ccTAAACACTCCGGGCTCCCGTGCCTCTACTGCCTCGGCCGCTgccgtcctctcctcctcctcctcctcctcctcgcgTACCCGCCACCACAAGTCCCTGTCCTCCTCCAATCATCCATGCCCCTCTGACCTACACGCACCACGGCCCAG TGCCCCACCTCAGCGGGCGCCCGGTGCCTCCCCCTCTGCCCACAACATCAGCAGCGCCACTGTGTCAGACCGTACCAACTTCTCCAGAGGGGTGGGCATTCGCAGCACCTTCCATGCTGGCCAGCAGCGAGGTGCCCGGGACCAGCAAGGCTCTGCATATCCTGGTGGGCCTGCTTCCCCATCGCTGTCGCACGGCAACAGCCAGGCCCGGAGGACTCATGGTGCTACCGGGATTTTCAGCAAGTTCACATCCAAGTTTGTACGCAG GAGTCCGTATGAGGGAGAGGGTCGGGATGAGGGGAGCAG GTCCATGCTGAGCAGTACGGTGGACAAGTCAGAAAAGACGTCCGGCGGTGTTCTGTCCTCTTCTTCCAATAACGATGAGAACAACTCCTCACCAGGATCTGGAAACACTG GCGGCACTGGGACCCCTCCAGCCATCGCCAGCCAGAAGGACTCGGCCAAGCCACGCTCGTTGCGCTTCACCTGGTCCATGAAGACCACATCGTCCATGGAGCCTATGGAGATGATGCGTGAGATCCGCAAGGTGCTCGACTCCAACAGCTGCGAATACGAGCTCCGCGAGCGCTACATGCTGCTCTGTGTCTCGGGCAACCCGGCGCGTGACGACTTCGTCCAGTGGGAGATGGAGGTCTGCAAGCTGCCGCGGCTCTCTCTCAATGGTGTGCGTTTCAAGCGGATCTCGGGCACATCCATAGCCTTCAAGAACATTGCCTCAAAGATTGCCAATGAGCTCAAACTGTGA
- the mark2b gene encoding serine/threonine-protein kinase MARK2 isoform X3, which translates to MSTRTPLVQVIENSTGQESKSSAGRSSMPRCRNSVATTTSDEQPHIGNYRLLKTIGKGNFAKVKLARHVLTGKEVAVKIIDKTQLNSSSLQKLFREVRIMKMLNHPNIVKLFEVIETEKTLYLVMEYASGGEVFDYLVAHGRMKEKEARAKFRQIVSAVQYCHQKCIVHRDLKAENLLLDADMNIKIADFGFSNEFTLGNKLDTFCGSPPYAAPELFQGKKYDGPEVDVWSLGVILYTLVSGSLPFDGQNLKELRERVLRGKYRIPFYMSTDCENLLKKFLILNPSKRGSLEQQIMRDRWMNVGYEEDELKPYIEPQPDYKDPRRTDIMLQMGFSQEEIQDSLVNQKYNDVMATYLLLDYRNSELDEGCIKPRPGSDVSNINAPSPPHKVQRSVSSNQKPQNRRTTDQGSYSKRGGQGDNRTPVEDSGRKGSSGSSTTKVPASPLVSSDRKKSATPSTNSILSTSTGRSRNSPLTERATLSQGIQNGKDSLNTPGSRASTASAAAVLSSSSSSSSRTRHHKSLSSSNHPCPSDLHAPRPSAPPQRAPGASPSAHNISSATVSDRTNFSRGVGIRSTFHAGQQRGARDQQGSAYPGGPASPSLSHGNSQARRTHGATGIFSKFTSKFVRRNLSFRFPRSPYEGEGRDEGSRSMLSSTVDKSEKTSGGVLSSSSNNDENNSSPGSGNTGGTGTPPAIASQKDSAKPRSLRFTWSMKTTSSMEPMEMMREIRKVLDSNSCEYELRERYMLLCVSGNPARDDFVQWEMEVCKLPRLSLNGVRFKRISGTSIAFKNIASKIANELKL; encoded by the exons GTAGCTGTAAAGATTATTGATAAGACACAGCTCAACTCCTCAAGTTTGCAGAAG CTCTTCCGGGAGGTGAGGATCATGAAGATGTTGAATCACCCCAACATAG TGAAGCTCTTTGaggtgatagagacagagaagacaTTGTACCTAGTAATGGAGTATGCTAGTGGAG GAGAGGTCTTTGATTACCTGGTGGCCCATGGTAGGATGAAGGAGAAAGAAGCCCGTGCCAAATTCAGACAG ATTGTGTCAGCGGTGCAGTATTGCCATCAAAAGTGTATAGTACACAGAGACCTCAAG gcgGAGAACCTTCTGCTGGACGCAGACATGAACATCAAGATAGCGGATTTTGGCTTCAGTAATGAGTTCACTCTGGGGAACAAGCTGGACACGTTCTGTGGCTCCCCACCCTACGCAGCACCAGAGCTCTTCCAGGGCAAAAAGTACGACGGCCCTGAGGTGGATGTCTGGAGCCTGGGGGTCATCCTCTACACACTGGTCAGCGGCTCACTGCCCTTTGATGGACAGAACCTCAAG GAACTGAGAGAACGTGTGCTGCGTGGTAAATACAGGATCCCCTTCTACATGTCAACCGACTGTGAGAACTTGCTCAAGAAGTTCCTCATCCTAAACCCCTCCAAAAGAGGCAGCCTCGAG CAGCAGATAATGAGGGACCGGTGGATGAATGTGGGCTATGAAGAGGATGAACTCAAACCCTACATTGAACCCCAGCCAGACTATAAGGACCCCAGGAGGACAG acatCATGCTGCAGATGGGATTCTCTCAGGAGGAGATCCAGGACTCACTGGTGAACCAGAAGTACAATGATGTAATGGCTACATACCTGCTACTGGACTATAGGAACTCTGAG CTGGATGAAGGTTGCATCAAGCCTCGGCCAGGAAGTGATGTAAGCAACATAAACGCCCCTTCCCCGCCTCATAAG GTACAGCGCAGTGTGTCGTCCAACCAGAAGCCTCAGAACCGCAGAACAACTGACCAGG gctcttATTCTAAGAGAGGGGGTCAAGGAGACAACCGGACTCCAGTGGAGGATTCTGGGAGGAAGGGTTCATCAGGCAGCTCCACTACCAAGGTGCCAGCCAGCCCTCTTGTCTCCTCTGACCGCAAGAAGAGTGCCACACCCTCCACT AATAGCATCCTGTCCACCAGTACTGGGCGCAGTCGGAACTCACCTCTGACTGAGAGAGCCACGCTGAGCCAGGGCATCCAGAACGGCAAGGACAG ccTAAACACTCCGGGCTCCCGTGCCTCTACTGCCTCGGCCGCTgccgtcctctcctcctcctcctcctcctcctcgcgTACCCGCCACCACAAGTCCCTGTCCTCCTCCAATCATCCATGCCCCTCTGACCTACACGCACCACGGCCCAG TGCCCCACCTCAGCGGGCGCCCGGTGCCTCCCCCTCTGCCCACAACATCAGCAGCGCCACTGTGTCAGACCGTACCAACTTCTCCAGAGGGGTGGGCATTCGCAGCACCTTCCATGCTGGCCAGCAGCGAGGTGCCCGGGACCAGCAAGGCTCTGCATATCCTGGTGGGCCTGCTTCCCCATCGCTGTCGCACGGCAACAGCCAGGCCCGGAGGACTCATGGTGCTACCGGGATTTTCAGCAAGTTCACATCCAAGTTTGTACGCAG AAATCTCTCGTTCAGGTTTCCAAGAAG TCCGTATGAGGGAGAGGGTCGGGATGAGGGGAGCAG GTCCATGCTGAGCAGTACGGTGGACAAGTCAGAAAAGACGTCCGGCGGTGTTCTGTCCTCTTCTTCCAATAACGATGAGAACAACTCCTCACCAGGATCTGGAAACACTG GCGGCACTGGGACCCCTCCAGCCATCGCCAGCCAGAAGGACTCGGCCAAGCCACGCTCGTTGCGCTTCACCTGGTCCATGAAGACCACATCGTCCATGGAGCCTATGGAGATGATGCGTGAGATCCGCAAGGTGCTCGACTCCAACAGCTGCGAATACGAGCTCCGCGAGCGCTACATGCTGCTCTGTGTCTCGGGCAACCCGGCGCGTGACGACTTCGTCCAGTGGGAGATGGAGGTCTGCAAGCTGCCGCGGCTCTCTCTCAATGGTGTGCGTTTCAAGCGGATCTCGGGCACATCCATAGCCTTCAAGAACATTGCCTCAAAGATTGCCAATGAGCTCAAACTGTGA